From Calothrix sp. PCC 6303, a single genomic window includes:
- a CDS encoding polysaccharide biosynthesis protein, whose translation MNLLFFISHWIVQKLLNSLSSKLLKLRNRHLFCLDIIIFSITPLLALILRLDGNLSIQEYLSDLTIATALFILIKISVFWSLGFYRRYWRYASIEELVYVIVLTASAVVVQAIVFDILDSTVPFTVDELPQSLPFIDGLLSCVFIGGLRFSFRVTERIKQRRSVFNPQQPVLIIGAGSAGISLVEDMQRSPQLGLRPVAFIDDDPQKLNLRIRGIPVVGGCDRIPEIVQIMGIHRVIIAMPTVAGQVIREIVDICQATGIHTSTLPGIHEILNGRVRVESIRDVRIEDLLRREPVQTDVHQVSQFIKGKKVLITGAGGSIGSELSRQILKCQPSQIILLGHGENSIFNIQQELQQVVQVLKHDGKVQGHTPDILTFIADIRFRDRLKHAFEKFQPDVVFHAAAHKHVPLMETNPGEAITNNVIGTQNLVTLALQYNVNHFVMISTDKAVNPTNVMGASKRVAEMLVLEAAKQSGKAYVAVRFGNVLGSRGSVVPTFKQQIAAGGPITVTHPDICRYFMTIPEAVQLVLQAAVLGRGGEVLMLNMGEPVKIVDLAEELIRLSGYEVNKDIEIKFTGLRPGEKLFEELFIEGEEYDPTEHEKLFMVRNASRIIPRNLGITVDALCQSATKNDTNSIMFLLEQIVPGYKPKYLGNNSFSDALIKNISNTTSSDTLLSNIHPRRV comes from the coding sequence ATGAACTTGTTATTTTTTATTTCCCACTGGATTGTTCAAAAATTGCTCAATAGCCTATCCAGTAAATTGTTAAAATTGCGAAATCGTCATCTATTTTGCCTAGATATTATTATCTTTTCTATTACCCCTTTGTTAGCACTGATATTAAGATTGGATGGGAATCTTAGCATCCAGGAATACCTATCAGATTTAACTATTGCAACAGCACTATTCATACTTATTAAAATTTCTGTTTTCTGGAGCCTTGGTTTTTATCGCCGTTACTGGCGCTATGCAAGTATCGAAGAATTAGTATATGTAATTGTCTTGACTGCATCAGCAGTGGTAGTTCAGGCAATCGTGTTTGATATTCTTGATAGTACAGTGCCATTTACGGTTGATGAACTACCACAATCACTACCATTTATCGATGGATTACTATCATGTGTATTTATTGGTGGATTGAGATTTAGTTTTCGTGTGACAGAGCGAATTAAACAGAGAAGGTCAGTATTCAATCCTCAACAACCAGTATTGATAATAGGTGCGGGAAGTGCAGGCATTTCGTTAGTTGAAGATATGCAACGTAGTCCACAACTAGGGTTGCGTCCGGTTGCCTTCATTGACGATGATCCCCAAAAGCTAAACTTGAGGATCCGTGGTATCCCAGTTGTGGGAGGATGCGATCGCATTCCGGAAATAGTCCAGATAATGGGTATCCATCGAGTTATCATTGCCATGCCAACCGTAGCTGGGCAAGTGATTCGGGAAATAGTTGACATCTGTCAAGCAACAGGGATTCACACCAGTACCTTACCTGGAATTCATGAGATTCTTAACGGACGTGTTCGAGTAGAAAGCATCAGAGATGTTCGCATCGAAGATTTACTCCGTCGTGAACCAGTTCAAACAGACGTTCACCAGGTATCCCAATTCATCAAAGGGAAGAAAGTTTTAATTACAGGTGCAGGTGGTTCCATTGGTAGCGAACTCTCCCGGCAAATCCTCAAATGCCAACCATCACAAATTATACTCCTGGGACATGGTGAAAACTCCATATTCAACATTCAGCAAGAACTTCAACAAGTTGTTCAAGTCCTCAAGCATGATGGCAAAGTTCAAGGACATACACCCGATATACTCACATTCATTGCCGATATTCGGTTTCGAGACAGACTTAAACATGCTTTTGAGAAATTCCAGCCCGATGTCGTATTCCATGCAGCTGCACATAAGCACGTCCCTCTGATGGAGACAAATCCTGGAGAAGCCATCACAAACAACGTCATCGGGACTCAAAATCTAGTCACCTTAGCATTGCAGTACAACGTCAATCATTTCGTGATGATTTCCACCGACAAAGCAGTCAATCCTACAAATGTCATGGGTGCTAGCAAGCGAGTTGCCGAGATGTTAGTTTTGGAAGCAGCAAAACAAAGTGGCAAAGCATACGTTGCCGTCCGCTTTGGCAATGTTCTTGGCAGTCGGGGTAGCGTTGTACCCACATTTAAACAACAAATTGCCGCAGGTGGACCGATCACAGTTACCCATCCTGATATTTGTCGCTACTTCATGACTATTCCCGAAGCAGTTCAATTAGTCCTGCAAGCAGCAGTACTTGGACGTGGAGGTGAAGTATTAATGTTGAATATGGGTGAACCTGTGAAGATTGTTGATTTAGCAGAGGAACTAATTCGTCTTTCTGGGTACGAAGTTAACAAAGATATTGAAATTAAGTTCACCGGACTTAGACCAGGGGAAAAGCTATTTGAAGAGTTGTTTATTGAAGGAGAAGAATACGATCCAACCGAACATGAAAAGCTGTTTATGGTGAGGAATGCTAGCAGAATTATTCCCAGAAACTTGGGCATTACAGTAGATGCTTTATGTCAGTCTGCCACTAAGAACGATACAAACTCCATCATGTTTTTGTTAGAGCAAATAGTACCAGGTTATAAACCGAAGTATTTAGGTAATAATTCATTTTCTGATGCCTTGATAAAAAATATCAGTAATACGACATCAAGTGATACTTTATTAAGCAATATTCATCCGCGAAGAGTATAA
- a CDS encoding DUF4832 domain-containing protein, which translates to MKLERYIQCLILMFLVILFAYQTILPTGASTSITTYYEVSDENFENPERGFYVSFDPLENDQKDKVYPLNLIDLQKIKQDRISLIKRIYLLSEFRDKQISENYLTMISNDCNLSRQAGLKMIIRFSYNWLEDNADAPKDIILSHIEQLKPILQKNYDVIAYMEAGFIGRWGEWHSSTNGLDQDISIKREILLKILAVLPSQRMVAIRYPHDKTDIFQNNNNLTEEEALNLSNRARVGFHNDCFLADIDDGGTYKSIDSFEIAQQKKFLNKENMYVLQGGEVCTLTSTDHTGKYYDCSNALRELEQMRWSTLNTSIKDGKEIFNKWKLQGCIDTISKKLGYRFNLLSSTITQKSNPGGIFSIKLEINNSGWASPYNQHQIEIILRNIETQDEYYLVIEQNLGTWIHNQKKTIDITAGIPESINTGSYQVLLNLPDMSPKLYKRPEYSIRFANKDVWENSTGYNSLLHTVTVDFNKNNTYSGQYFFKPR; encoded by the coding sequence ATGAAGCTAGAAAGATATATACAATGTTTGATACTGATGTTTTTGGTAATTTTATTTGCATATCAAACTATATTACCTACAGGTGCTTCAACTAGTATCACTACATATTATGAAGTTAGCGATGAAAATTTTGAAAATCCAGAACGAGGTTTTTATGTATCATTTGATCCACTAGAAAATGACCAAAAAGACAAAGTATATCCTTTAAATTTGATTGATTTACAAAAAATTAAACAGGATAGAATTTCCTTAATAAAACGCATCTATCTTCTATCAGAATTTAGAGATAAGCAAATCTCTGAAAATTATCTGACTATGATATCTAATGACTGCAACCTATCTCGACAAGCAGGGCTAAAAATGATTATTCGTTTTTCCTATAATTGGCTTGAAGATAATGCTGATGCTCCAAAAGATATCATATTATCTCATATTGAGCAATTAAAGCCTATTTTACAAAAAAATTATGATGTAATTGCCTATATGGAAGCAGGATTTATAGGTCGTTGGGGAGAATGGCATAGTTCTACAAATGGCTTAGATCAAGATATTAGTATTAAAAGAGAAATATTGCTCAAAATTTTAGCGGTTTTGCCAAGTCAGAGAATGGTAGCGATTCGATATCCGCATGATAAAACAGATATTTTTCAAAATAATAACAATTTGACAGAAGAAGAAGCTCTTAACCTGAGTAATAGAGCAAGAGTCGGATTTCATAATGATTGTTTTTTAGCTGATATAGATGACGGAGGAACATACAAAAGTATCGATTCATTTGAGATAGCTCAACAAAAAAAATTTTTAAATAAGGAAAATATGTATGTCTTACAAGGTGGAGAAGTATGTACCCTTACAAGTACAGATCATACAGGCAAATATTATGATTGTTCAAACGCATTAAGAGAATTAGAACAAATGCGCTGGAGTACACTAAATACAAGTATTAAAGATGGTAAAGAAATATTTAACAAATGGAAATTGCAAGGCTGTATCGACACAATTAGTAAAAAATTAGGCTACCGTTTCAATTTACTCAGTTCAACAATTACACAAAAATCAAATCCGGGCGGTATTTTTTCAATCAAATTAGAAATTAATAACAGTGGATGGGCTAGTCCTTACAATCAACATCAAATAGAGATAATATTACGAAACATAGAAACTCAAGATGAATATTATTTAGTTATAGAGCAAAATCTTGGAACCTGGATACACAATCAGAAAAAAACTATTGACATTACTGCCGGTATTCCAGAGTCGATAAATACCGGGAGTTATCAAGTTTTATTAAACTTACCGGATATGTCCCCCAAACTATATAAGCGTCCAGAATATTCAATTAGGTTTGCCAATAAAGATGTTTGGGAAAATTCTACAGGTTATAATTCTTTGTTGCATACAGTGACTGTAGATTTTAATAAAAATAATACCTATTCAGGTCAATATTTTTTTAAGCCACGATGA
- the murJ gene encoding murein biosynthesis integral membrane protein MurJ, with protein sequence MTKKVNYKTIFGFWNNLTSGSTNRKIFGSAVTVILITAFVKIVTIAKELIVAWKFGIGDALDCFLIAYVVPAFIINVVAGSFNAALIPTYIRVREQEGKEAAQELFSGATFCGVGVLVLTTVLLLISAPLYLPKIATGFSLEKLDLTFQLLYAIAPVIILSGVITVWGAILNAGERFALTSITPIITPTTSVLFLLLTNSLGAFALTGGLLCGTFLEVIVIGFALHKQGTSVVPRWYGFNNNLRHITNVYRPIIAGACLISSAGLVDDSMAAMLAPGSVAALSYGNKLTVLPINLAVTALRTVVTPYFSKMIAHEDWAGVRHTLKRYLSLIFATTLPLTIFIILFSQNIIKFLLEKGSFTASDAELVSQIQACFALQIPFYIANILVVILINSLTFNHVLVKVSIFNLAINISLNFVFIHWMGIKGIALSTSCIYMFCFSYLLIYVIKKLPQTSKVNIS encoded by the coding sequence ATGACAAAAAAAGTAAATTACAAAACAATTTTTGGATTCTGGAATAATCTAACTAGCGGATCAACTAACCGAAAAATATTTGGTTCGGCAGTGACAGTTATCTTGATCACAGCTTTTGTGAAAATAGTGACTATCGCAAAAGAATTAATTGTTGCCTGGAAATTTGGCATTGGGGATGCACTTGATTGTTTTTTAATTGCTTATGTAGTTCCAGCATTCATTATTAATGTAGTAGCGGGGTCATTTAATGCTGCTTTGATTCCTACTTATATTCGAGTCCGTGAGCAAGAAGGTAAGGAAGCTGCTCAAGAACTTTTTTCTGGAGCAACTTTTTGCGGGGTAGGAGTACTTGTATTGACAACAGTACTATTATTGATTAGCGCACCATTGTATTTGCCAAAAATAGCTACAGGCTTCAGCCTCGAAAAACTAGATTTAACTTTTCAGCTTCTGTATGCGATCGCACCAGTAATTATCTTATCTGGAGTGATTACTGTGTGGGGAGCCATTTTAAATGCAGGTGAACGTTTCGCATTGACCTCCATTACTCCAATCATTACTCCCACTACTAGCGTCTTATTTCTGCTACTTACTAATTCACTGGGGGCATTTGCTTTAACAGGAGGTTTATTATGTGGCACATTTTTAGAAGTTATTGTTATCGGCTTTGCACTACATAAACAAGGCACTTCAGTGGTACCAAGATGGTATGGTTTTAATAACAATCTGCGTCATATAACTAACGTATATAGACCAATTATTGCTGGTGCATGTCTAATCTCAAGTGCTGGTTTAGTGGATGACTCGATGGCTGCGATGTTAGCACCTGGAAGTGTTGCAGCACTAAGTTATGGTAATAAATTAACCGTATTACCCATAAACCTAGCTGTTACTGCATTAAGAACCGTTGTTACTCCTTACTTTTCAAAAATGATTGCCCATGAAGATTGGGCTGGTGTACGTCATACCCTCAAGCGCTATCTATCCCTTATATTTGCAACTACATTACCTTTAACTATATTTATCATTCTGTTCTCACAAAATATAATTAAGTTCTTATTAGAAAAAGGTTCTTTTACAGCATCTGATGCGGAATTAGTGTCTCAAATTCAAGCATGTTTTGCACTACAGATACCTTTTTATATCGCTAATATTTTGGTAGTTATATTGATTAATTCGTTAACTTTTAATCACGTACTTGTCAAAGTATCAATTTTTAATCTAGCTATAAATATTTCGTTGAACTTTGTTTTTATACATTGGATGGGAATTAAAGGCATTGCCTTATCAACAAGTTGTATATATATGTTTTGCTTTTCTTACTTACTTATCTATGTGATTAAAAAATTACCCCAAACTAGCAAAGTCAATATTTCTTGA